The DNA region GCTCCGAACCGACTCAGTCGGTTGTTTGGTCTGTTATGTGTAGCCCTTGCATGGATCATGCGAATCGGCGTCGAGGAGACTCAAGACAAGCCGATCAGGATGATGCGCAAGAAGAATCGCCCGGCCATGAGCAGGGCGAGGTACGGAGCTCGGGAACTGGGACGAGCTATTCGATGGAGCAAGATGTCGTTTCAGACGTATCTTGACCTCTTGAGCACGCCATTTCCTTCACTGGGAGGGCGGAATACTCAACCTGTCAGGTGCTGAGCCCACGCTGGAACGACTTCGTCCCGAAGTCGAATCCTGGGCGAGCGCCCGAAATGCAGCGGGGGTAAAGATCAATTGGCAATTCTCGACCCAGGATGCCCGTCGCAGCTTTGGTAGGCACTATCAAGCTATTCGAATTAATTGAACGCTGTACTAGGCAGAAAAACGCATGTGTTCCTGGTGGGTGTTCACTATGCTCGTGGTATGAGGACAACGGGAGGGCCAGCTCATTTAGCACGTTGAGGAGCGTGCTGATGATGGCAAAACACAGTTATGAGAAGGCGCGTTGGAAACGGCGTGAGGCCCGTCGCAAACGGCCCGCGAACGGCTGGAATCGCTGGTGGCAGGGCTCTGTCGTCTGGAGTCCGCCCGGTTCCGAGAAATGGCCACAGCAGGTGCAGCAGGCTCAGCGAAAACTGGACGCTTCGGTGCATCATGGGCCAAGCGGGTACACCCGCCGTTGCCGCAAACTCTGGCGCAGGCAGGCGCACATGGTCGAGGGCCTCCACCTGCACGGGGCCCACGGTGAGGCGGAGAACCTCGATCCTCAACCCAGACGCCTGGGCGTGATGTGGGCCATCTGGTGACTTCCGACTGGGGATGAGGGTTCACCCATCCACACCGCCCTGACCCCTGGGGTTGCCATTCGTGCGATACTCCGTGTCTGGAATGCCTAAGCGTACAGACCTCCAGACGATCCTTATCCTCGGCAGCGGCCCCATTCAGATCGGGCAGGCCGCCGAGTTCGACTATTCGGGCACGCAGGCGCTCAAGGCGCTGAAAAGCGAGGGCTACCGCGTGGTGCTGGTGAACTCCAACCCGGCGACCATCATGACCGACCCCGATCTGGCCGACGCGACGTATCTGGAGCCGCTGACGCCCGAGTTCGTGGAGAAGATCATCGAGAAGGAGAAGCCGGACGCGATTCTGCCCACGCTGGGCGGGCAGACGGCGCTGAACCTGGCGATGGAACTGCACGAGCGCGGCAGCCTCGAAAAATACGGCGTGGAGCTGATCGGCGCGGGCGTGGAGGCCATCAAGAAGGGCGAAGACCGCGAGCTGTTCCAGGCCGCCATGAAGAAGATCGGCGTGGAGACCGCACGCGGCAAGATGGTGCATTCGATGGAAGAGGCCGTGGAGTACCAGAAGGAGATCGGCCTGCCCATCGTCATCCGGCCCAGCTTTACCCTCGGCGGCACGGGTGGCGGCATCGCGCACACATACGAGGAGTTCCTGGCGATTACGGAAGGCGGCCTGCGCGACAGCCCCGTGACCAGCGTGCTGCTGGAAGAGAGCATCCTGGGCTGGAAGGAATACGAGCTGGAAGTGATGCGCGACACGGCGGACACCGTCATCATCATCACGTCCATCGAGAACTTCGACCCGATGGGCGTCCACACGGGCGACTCCATCACCGTCGCGCCTGCCCAGACCCTCAGCGACGTGGAATACCAGCGGCTGCGCGACCAGTCGCTCGCCATCATCCGCGAAATCGGCGTGGCGACGGGCGGCAGCAACATCCAGTTCGCGGTGAACCCCGACAACGGGCGCGTCATTGTCATCGAGATGAACCCGCGCGTGAGCCGTTCCTCGGCGCTGGCAAGCAAGGCCACCGGCTTCCCGATTGCCAAAATCGCCGCGCTGCTGGCGGTGGGCTACCACCTGGACGAGCTGCCCAACGACATCACCCGCGTGACCCCGGCCAGCTTCGAGCCGAGCATCGACTACGTGGTGACCAAGATTCCGCGTTTCGCCTTCGAGAAGTTCCCCGGCACGCCCGACGGGCTGGGCACGCAGATGCGCTCGGTGGGCGAGGTCATGGCGATTGGCCGCACCTTCAAGGAGTCGCTGCAAAAGGCGCTGCGCTCGACCGAAGGCGACATCCGGGGCGTGTACGCCGAGATGGACGAGGCCGGACTGCGGGCGCTGCTGTACCCCAACCCGCGCCGCATCGAGGCCGTGATCGAGCTGCTGCGCCGGGGCGAGAGCGTGGAGAGCCTCTTCGACGCGACCAAGATCGACCGCTGGTTCCTCTCGCAGCTCAAGGAAATCATGGACGCCGAGAAGGAAATCCTCGACCTCGGCCCCATCGCGGAATGGAAGTACGAAATCTGGCGTGAAATCAAGCGCCTGGGCTTTTCCGATGCGCGGATTGGCGAGATCGTGGGTCTGAGTGAATTGGAAGTCCGCGCCTTACGCAAAAAAGCCAAAGCCACGCCCGTCTACAAGACGGTGGACACCTGCGCCGCCGAGTTCGAGGCGCACACGCCGTACCACTACTCCACCTACGAATGGGAAGACGAGGTGGCCCCCACCGACAAACCCAAAGTGGTGATTCTGGGCAGCGGCCCCAACCGCATCGGGCAGGGCGTGGAGTTCGATTACGCCACCGTTCACGCGGTCTGGGCGCTTCAGGAAGCGGGGTATGAGACCATCATGGTCAACTCCAACCCCGAGACGGTCAGCACCGACTACGACACCGCCGACCGCCTGTACTTCGAGCCGCTGACCTTCGAGGACGTGATGAACATCGTCGAGCACGAGAAGCCCGTGGGCGTGATCGTGCAACTCGGCGGGCAGACGCCGCTGAAACTGGCCCGCAAACTGGCGGATGCGGGTGCGCCCATCATCGGCACCAGCCCCGAGACCATCCACGAGGCCGAAGACCGCGCCAGTTTCAACGCGCTGTGCGAACGCCTGGGCCTGCCGCAGCCGAGGGGCAAAGTGGCCGAAACGCCCGCCCAGGCGCGGGAACTCGCCGCCGAACTCGGCTTCCCGCTGATGGCGCGGCCCAGTTACGTCCTCGGCGGGCGGGCCATGCGCACCGTGCGCAGCATGGATGAACTGACCACCTATCTGGACGAGGTGTACGCCGCCGTGGAAGGGCAGCCCAGCATCCTCCTCGACCAGTTTCTGGAAGGCGCACTGGAACTCGACGTGGACACCCTCTGCGACGGGGAACGTGCGGTGGTCGCGGGCATCATGGAACACGTCGAAGCCGCCGGAGTCCACAGCGGGGACAGCGCGTGCGTCCTGCCGCCCGTGAACCTCAGCGCCGAACTCACCCAGCGCGTGAAGGCCGACACGGAACGCCTCGCGCTCGCCCTGGGCGTCAAGGGCCTGATGAACGTGCAGTGGGCCGTGAAAGACGGCGTGGCGTACATCCTGGAAGCCAACCCCCGCGCCAGCCGCACCGTGCCGTTCGTGAGCAAGGCCGTGAACCACCCGCTCGCCAAGAGTGCCGCCCGCATTGCCGCCGGGCAGACGCTGGAGCAGATTGGCCTGCTGGAAACGCCCACGCCGCGCATGTACTCGGTGAAAGAAGTTCACCTGCCGTTCCTGAAGTTCAAGGATGTGCTGCCCGTGCTGGGGCCGGAAATGAAAAGCACCGGCGAAAGCATGGGCATAGACGCCGACCCGTACCTGGCGTTCTACCGGGCGCAACTCGGCGCGAAAAACTACCTGCCGCTGGAAGGAACCGCCCTGCTCCTCGGGGACGGGCTGGACGACGTGGCCGGAATGCTGAGTGAAGCCGGATTGAAGGTCATTCGGGAACAGAGCGGCGAAGAGTTGCCTGACCTGCTGATCGACGTGACCGGCTCGGCGCTGCTGCGAACCGCCCTGGAACGCGGCGTGCCGATTGTCAGTACGAGGGAAGGAGCCGAGTGGACGGCACGGGCGATTAAGGCCGCCGTGGGCGCGGAGTTGGGCGTGAAGGGGTTGCAGGAGTGGGTGAACGACTGAAATGTCTGAGCCAGAGCAGCTTGTTCACGAAATTTGGCGAGAACCGGACGGCTGCACTGCGCTAGTCATGGCCGAGAAATATTATAATTATTCCCCCCATTATACCTAGACCAGTTGAGGCAAAAATATGGCATATAGAATTGAAGGTCTTACTTTTAACAGTGAAAATCTCCCATTCATTGATAAATCGCAAATCGATTCTATGGGAAACTTCTGTACAATAATTATTGGGAAAAACGGGGTTGGAAAAAGTAGACTTTTGAGGGCGCTAGCTGAGACTCTCATAGCTGGTGGATTCAAGTTGCTAGCGCACAGCGTGATCCGAGGGTACGCTGGCCTCTGTCCAGGAGGGCAATATGCGCTACCACCGAATCACGCTTCCCACACGCTACCGGATTCACGCACTCCACCAGGCTGGGCATAGCCCCACCGACATCGGTCAGCAGCTCGGTTTCCACCGTACCACCATCACCAAAGAACTGAAGCGCGTCACACCATACCACCCCGAACTCGCCCACCAGAACGCGATTGCGGAGCAGTCGCGCCGACACCTGTCCCGCATCGCGCCCCACCTGTGGAACATGGTCACCGCACGACTCAAGGAATTTCACAGCCCAGAGCAGATTTATGGTCGCTGCAAGTTGGAGGGGCAGCCCTGCCCCTCCATTGAGGCCATCTACCAGTTCGCCTACCGCTCCCCGGAACTGACCGCGTTTCTGCGTCAGGGGCGTAAATCCCGTCGTCACCGCTCTTGCACGCGGAAAGCGCCTGAATTGTGGCAGAGCATCACCGAGCGCCCACAGGAAGCCAATAAGCGCAGCGAAATTGGTCATCTGGAAGCTGATTTACTCGAAGGGAAGAAAGGCAAAGGCAGCATGGTGGTGATGGAAGACCGCTGTTCACGCCTGGTCACGCTGAATCTGGTGATGCGCAAGACCGCAGTAGAGGTATTCTCGGCGATGGATGCCGTACTGGACACGCATATCGTCAAGACCATCACCATTGACCAGGGGCGTGAGTTCGTGCTGACCGAGCAACTCGGTCAGCAGTGGGGAGCAGAAACCTACGCCTGCCATGCCCATTCACCGTGGGAAAAGGGGTCAGTGGAGAACAGCAACGGGCTGATACGCCAGTTTTTCCCGAAGGGAACGGATTTTACAGAGGTTAAGTTAGAGGAAGTGCTTGTGGTACAGCATTTACTGAATAACAGACCCAGAAAGGGGTTGGGCTATCGCACCCCACTTGAGGTACACTCCCACCATCAGAGGCGTGCGCTAGCAACTTGAACTCGCCGAATTAAGTAGATAAGCTCAAGCCTCTGCTTTGGCGGCTTCAGCGGGGGCAGGGGAGCGCCTTCGGCGCGATGATGGATGATGGGTTCGGCCTTGCGGCCTGATGGATGATGGGAGGCTGGAAAGAGTGCGGGGCGGGGAGCGGCTTGCGGGCGGCTCCCTTCCGCTTTTACAGCGCCAGATGCAAGCGGATTTTGCCGTCCAGTTCGGTCATCAGCTCTTCAGGAACTTGCCCCAGGCGCTTGCCGATTCGGCTGACGGCAATGCAGGTGATGAGTTCCGTCTGGGCTTTGCTGTCCAGATTGAGACCGGTGCGCTCGGTGGGCAGCAGAAGCTGAAAGTCATAGACGGTGTTCAGGTTGCTCGTGAGTGGAACCACCGTCAGGGCATCCGCTTTGGCGTTGGCGACATTGTTGGTGATGACCACAGCGGGGCGTTTGAAGTCCGGCTCACCAGCGCGGGCGGGGCCGAAATGGGTCAGAAAAATGTCGCCGCGCCGGATGAGTCCTACAGCCATTCGCTACCGTCGCTGGGTTCCAGTCCGTCGGTGTTGCCTTCCAGAAAGAGGGCGCGTTCGGGGTCGTTCTCACGGGCGAGTGCGGTGTATTGCTCGGCCAGTTCCTGTTCCCTGAGGGCTTGAACGGCTTTCACGAAGGCTTCGCTGCGGCTTTCCAGTCCGTGCGTTTGCTGGTAGTCCTTGATGTAACGGGCGATATCGGGCGGCAGGCTGATGGTCATGCGTTCGGCGTTCTGGTAAGTCATGCCTTCATACTAACATTCATACGTTCTGGCTTACGCAGATCGAATTCTGGCTCAAGCCTCTGCTTTGGCGGGGAAAAGCGGAGCGGGGGAAGGGGGAAGGACGGGAAGGCGGGGGGATGGGGTTTTCTCGCTCTCTCAGAATTTTCAGTCAGGAAAGCTCTGACAGTCACTTTTCGATTTTTCACCTGTTGGGCTATACTCAGGCATGACTTCCCCTCATCCTCTTTATCTGAAATTACAACCACAAGGACGGGTGCTGATCCCCTCCGAAGCTCGCGCCAGACTGGACGTGAAAGAAGGCGACGAGTTGATCCTGCTGGAACTGGAGGACGGCTACAAGCTCACCAGCCGCCGCCTGCTGGCCCAATCCCTGTACGGCAGCTTGCAGAAAACGGGCGAGATGAAAGACCGGGACTTTACTCAGGAACTCCTGGACGAACGCCGTGCAGAAGCGAAGAAGAAAGGCTGGTAAGGCGTGCTGCTGGATGCCAGTGCCATCATCGCGTTCCTGCTGAAAGAAGAGGGCGGTGCGGAAGTTCTGAACGTGGTGGGGAGTCGCCCATGCTTCGTGAGCAGCGTGACCCTGACGGAAGTTCAGGGAAAGTTGATTGGGAGGGGCGCGTTCACGCCGAAGCAAGTTCAGGCGCACCTTGACCCGCTGCTGGGGCTAGCGCGTGAAGTGGTGTTCGACGCTGATTGTCGTGAAGCTGCCGTGTTCTACTACGCCCGCAAGTCTCCGTATGACCTGAGCCTTGGGGATGCAGCCTGTCTGGGAACAGCGGAAGTCCTGAAGGTGGATGTGCTGACTGCCGAGCAAAACTGGGCCAAGATTCCCGACCTGCCTTTCAACGTTCGCTTGATTCGCTGAGTTTTAACCTTAGCTCAAGCCTCGCTTTGGCGGGGAAAAGCGGGGCGGGGGAAGCGGGCAGAGGGGGAAGGTGGGGGGACGGGGTAGCTCGTCCCTGTTCCTTTCACGGCGTCCATACCTGTCCCGGTAACACCTGCTCGGCCACAGCTCTCAAGTTCGTGTCGAAGGTCATGAACTGAAGTCCAAGTGGAGAGACAGCTTGCGCGGCGGCCAGATGAACGGCGTCGTAGGCCCGCAGAGTGTGTGCCTGCGCGAGCGCGGCGGCGTCCTGCAAGAGTTGCTGGTCAAGAGAAACGTGCCTGAAGGTGGGCCAGTCGTTCTGGAAGGCCGTGACGGCCAGTTGGTGTTGCCTGACGCTCAGGAGCCTTCGCGCTCGCCTGCCTGCCAGTGCGGCCATAGCTTCCACGTAAGTGATTTCATGGCAGATCACGCCGCTGGACTGTTGTTTCTCCTGAATGACGTGCTGATAGTCGGGTTCCTGGGTGTAAATGCGAATCAGGGCGCTGGTGTCCAGATACAGCAGCGTCAAAGTTCCGGCCCCCGGTGTTCCTTCAGAATTTCTTCTATGGGTGGGCCTTTTACAGGAACGGGCGGGTTCAACCCAGTGGGTTTCAGTCCCCACGGTTCGCCACCCAGCAGGCGCAGGGCGCGTTCTCGTGCGGCCTGTTCTGCTTGGTCGGGGACATCAACGACTTGCAGGATGTCGCCTACATCGGCGTGAATGCCGAGTTTCCTGAGTCCAGCGACAAGATCGACGAGGGTGCTAATTTCGACCCGTTCAATGCGGGCGTTGTAAATGGCGTTCACCGTGGCGGGGCGCATCCGGGCAGCCTGGGCCAGTTGCTTCTGGGTGATGTTGTGTTGTCTGAGAAGCCCAGCGAGGCCAATCTGCATCCGTGCGGTCATTGATTACCTCCGATAGTTATTCTATTTCGCTCAAAGGGAATCAACAAGACCTTGAAAGCTCGAAGCTGCTGCTTTAAGCGGGGAAAAGCAGGGCGAGGGAAGCGCCGTGGGCACAGTGATTTCACGCATGGACAGGTGCAGGAGCAATACGCGAAACTTCTGGCCGTGGTGCAAGAAATACCTTTCGATGCGGAATGCCGTGAAAAAGCGGCGTTCTACTACGCCCGCAAATCACCGTATGACCTGAGTCTGGGTGACGCTGCATGTCTCGGAACAGCGGAAGCCCTGAAAGTGGACGTGCTGACCGCTGAGCAGGGCTGGGCGAAGATTCCTGACTTACCTTTCCAGGTTCGCTTGATCCGCTGATCCTTTAGCCCATGCTTATAGCCTCTGCTCTGGCGGCCCTGACTTTGGGCTTTATGTCTGGCTGGGCGGGGTGGATTGGACACGCATCATCACCCGTTGGCGGGCAGGAACCTCGGAGAAGTTGTACGTGTAGCGCGTGTACGTCTCCTGCACGCGG from Deinococcus fonticola includes:
- a CDS encoding helix-turn-helix domain-containing protein, with amino-acid sequence MTARMQIGLAGLLRQHNITQKQLAQAARMRPATVNAIYNARIERVEISTLVDLVAGLRKLGIHADVGDILQVVDVPDQAEQAARERALRLLGGEPWGLKPTGLNPPVPVKGPPIEEILKEHRGPEL
- a CDS encoding AbrB/MazE/SpoVT family DNA-binding domain-containing protein produces the protein MTSPHPLYLKLQPQGRVLIPSEARARLDVKEGDELILLELEDGYKLTSRRLLAQSLYGSLQKTGEMKDRDFTQELLDERRAEAKKKGW
- the carB gene encoding carbamoyl-phosphate synthase large subunit, whose protein sequence is MPKRTDLQTILILGSGPIQIGQAAEFDYSGTQALKALKSEGYRVVLVNSNPATIMTDPDLADATYLEPLTPEFVEKIIEKEKPDAILPTLGGQTALNLAMELHERGSLEKYGVELIGAGVEAIKKGEDRELFQAAMKKIGVETARGKMVHSMEEAVEYQKEIGLPIVIRPSFTLGGTGGGIAHTYEEFLAITEGGLRDSPVTSVLLEESILGWKEYELEVMRDTADTVIIITSIENFDPMGVHTGDSITVAPAQTLSDVEYQRLRDQSLAIIREIGVATGGSNIQFAVNPDNGRVIVIEMNPRVSRSSALASKATGFPIAKIAALLAVGYHLDELPNDITRVTPASFEPSIDYVVTKIPRFAFEKFPGTPDGLGTQMRSVGEVMAIGRTFKESLQKALRSTEGDIRGVYAEMDEAGLRALLYPNPRRIEAVIELLRRGESVESLFDATKIDRWFLSQLKEIMDAEKEILDLGPIAEWKYEIWREIKRLGFSDARIGEIVGLSELEVRALRKKAKATPVYKTVDTCAAEFEAHTPYHYSTYEWEDEVAPTDKPKVVILGSGPNRIGQGVEFDYATVHAVWALQEAGYETIMVNSNPETVSTDYDTADRLYFEPLTFEDVMNIVEHEKPVGVIVQLGGQTPLKLARKLADAGAPIIGTSPETIHEAEDRASFNALCERLGLPQPRGKVAETPAQARELAAELGFPLMARPSYVLGGRAMRTVRSMDELTTYLDEVYAAVEGQPSILLDQFLEGALELDVDTLCDGERAVVAGIMEHVEAAGVHSGDSACVLPPVNLSAELTQRVKADTERLALALGVKGLMNVQWAVKDGVAYILEANPRASRTVPFVSKAVNHPLAKSAARIAAGQTLEQIGLLETPTPRMYSVKEVHLPFLKFKDVLPVLGPEMKSTGESMGIDADPYLAFYRAQLGAKNYLPLEGTALLLGDGLDDVAGMLSEAGLKVIREQSGEELPDLLIDVTGSALLRTALERGVPIVSTREGAEWTARAIKAAVGAELGVKGLQEWVND
- a CDS encoding ribbon-helix-helix domain-containing protein; this encodes MTYQNAERMTISLPPDIARYIKDYQQTHGLESRSEAFVKAVQALREQELAEQYTALARENDPERALFLEGNTDGLEPSDGSEWL
- a CDS encoding type II toxin-antitoxin system VapC family toxin, which gives rise to MTLLYLDTSALIRIYTQEPDYQHVIQEKQQSSGVICHEITYVEAMAALAGRRARRLLSVRQHQLAVTAFQNDWPTFRHVSLDQQLLQDAAALAQAHTLRAYDAVHLAAAQAVSPLGLQFMTFDTNLRAVAEQVLPGQVWTP
- a CDS encoding type II toxin-antitoxin system PemK/MazF family toxin is translated as MAVGLIRRGDIFLTHFGPARAGEPDFKRPAVVITNNVANAKADALTVVPLTSNLNTVYDFQLLLPTERTGLNLDSKAQTELITCIAVSRIGKRLGQVPEELMTELDGKIRLHLAL
- a CDS encoding IS30 family transposase, with the translated sequence MRYHRITLPTRYRIHALHQAGHSPTDIGQQLGFHRTTITKELKRVTPYHPELAHQNAIAEQSRRHLSRIAPHLWNMVTARLKEFHSPEQIYGRCKLEGQPCPSIEAIYQFAYRSPELTAFLRQGRKSRRHRSCTRKAPELWQSITERPQEANKRSEIGHLEADLLEGKKGKGSMVVMEDRCSRLVTLNLVMRKTAVEVFSAMDAVLDTHIVKTITIDQGREFVLTEQLGQQWGAETYACHAHSPWEKGSVENSNGLIRQFFPKGTDFTEVKLEEVLVVQHLLNNRPRKGLGYRTPLEVHSHHQRRALAT
- a CDS encoding PIN domain-containing protein; this translates as MLLDASAIIAFLLKEEGGAEVLNVVGSRPCFVSSVTLTEVQGKLIGRGAFTPKQVQAHLDPLLGLAREVVFDADCREAAVFYYARKSPYDLSLGDAACLGTAEVLKVDVLTAEQNWAKIPDLPFNVRLIR